Part of the Sodalinema gerasimenkoae IPPAS B-353 genome is shown below.
CGGGGACTATCTCGGCTGGATTGATCGAGACGACATCTTACTCCCCAACGCCCTCGAACGCACCGCCGCCATCCTCAATGAGAACCCCCAAGTGGGGATGGTCTACAGCGACTATCTCGACATCGACAGTCAAGGAAACTCCCTCGGCTTAGGCTATCGCTGTCGTATTCCCTACAGTCGCGATCGCCTCCTAACCGACTTTATCACCTTTCACTTCCGCCTCATCCGTCGAGACATTTACAACCAAGCCGGTGGAATCGATCCCGCTTTTGAATACGCCGAAGACTACGATCTCTGTTTACGCATCTCGGAACTCACCGACATCTATCATCTTCCCGAACCCCTCTATCACTACCGCCACCATAGCGACAACGCCTCCCGGTCCCAAGCCAGTTTACAACAGGCGCGATCGCAATGTGCCATCAACAACGCCCTCCGTCGTCGGGGTTTGCAAGATACCCTACAACTGCAAGTCCAAGACAGGCGATTTATCCTCAAACCTCGGCCCACCGCCTCCCGCAGCCGTGTCGCCGCCGTACTCGCTTCCCTCTCCCTTCCCCTCATTCCCCTCAACGCCACCGCCACCGCCACCCCCACCCCCAGCGAATCCGGAAAAGCCATCATCGAAACCGCCAGTCAGGGGGTTTCCCAAGCCAAACCCCCCAGCATCACATCCGCCAACCTCCAAGACAACATCCAGCCGCAACAGATAGAACCCAACTGGGAACTCTTGAAACAAGACAATCCCCCCATCCCTCCCATTCGGGCCAACGAACAAGTCGGAGACGGCTATGGCTATCAACCCCCCGCCGCCGGTTATGGCTATCAAGAACAGACTACGCCTCCCACGCCTCCTCCCCTTCGTCCACTTATCCGGCCCCGTTCCCAGGAGAGTCGTCCTCAACTCAGTCAAGACGGTAATATTAGCTTTGAGACTCCCCGTGATGAGTTAAATTCTTAGCATCCGAGTCTATTGGTTGAGCGTTCAAAGTTAACCCCGGTTTTTATCAAGGTTTAGTGTTCCATGGTTCCCTTAAAGGATGAGAATCCCATTCAAATCACCCCCATCGTCACCTATGTCTTAATTGCCGCCAACATTGTTATTTTCATCTACCAACTCAGCCTTGGTACGCCCGAACTTCAGGCATTTTTACAAGACTTTGCCTTTATTCCCGGTCAACTGTCCGAGAGTTTGCAGGGGGGTTCCACGGGAGATATGATTCCCGAACCCCTAACGTTGGTCACCTCCCAGTTTCTCCATGGGAGCATTCCCCACGTTATTTTCAATATGCTCTATCTCTGGATTTTCGGGAATAACATCGAAGAGGAGATGGGTCATACTCGCTATTTGACCTTCTATCTTCTCTGTGGTGTCTTAGCAGCCTTAACGCAATATATCTTCGACACCAGTTCCATGATTCCCACCCTAGGGGCGAGTGGGGCCATCGCCGGCGTCATGGGGGCCTATATTTTCCGTTTCCCCGACGCCAAAGTCTTAACCCTAATTCCCCTAGGATTTTTCTGGTTCACCGTCCGGATTCCCGCGATTTTCTTCCTCGGATTTTGGTTTTTACAACAAGCCTTTAACAGTGTTCTCACCTTAGACGCACAAGTCAACACCGGCGGGGCTGAAAGTATGGTCGCCTACTGGGCCCACGCCGGAGGCTTCGTCTTCGGGGCCCTACTCGGCCCCCTATTTGGACTCTTCTCCCGCCGCAATTAATAGCCTACTGTTTACTGCCTTCTTCCCCCTACTGCCTACTGCCTACTGCCTTCTAATGAATCAATTTAACTCCTTCGAAGCCTTCTACCCCTACTACCTCGAAGCCCATGAAAACCCAATCTGTCGGCGACTCCATGTCTTGGGAGTCGTCGTTGCCATTGGGGCCATTCTCTACTCTATTATCACCCAAACCTGGTGGACCCTGGCGATCGCCCCCGGCTTCGGCTATCCTTGTGCCTGGCTAAGTCATGGAATCTTCGGTAAAAACGTCCCCGCCACCTTCGGCCACCCTCTCTACAGCTTCAAAGGGGGGATTCTCATGTATCGAGATATGCTAACTGGAAAAGTTCCCTTCTAATATCTTCGTTCAAAACTTTCTCACCAAAGCCCGCAAAAGCCGTTTTCTGTCACCCACAGGCTTTGACTCAATCTGTCACAGACCCTATATATATGGCGCCACACTTTCCCATGGTTCAATAGTATGTCAAGACCAAGACAATGTCAAGGAATTTCTCAACAAAATTGGCCCCAAAAACTATAGCAATCGAAGATTGACTATCCTGAACGAGCAACCCTTTCTGAAGGGGTGGATAACGATCGGACGGTATTGCCCGTTGCCTTCTCTTACCTACTGCCTACTGCCTACTGCCTACTGCCTACTGCCTACTTCTCCCCCATTTTTTGTCCTATTCAGACCAATTTTTGCTATATCACCGCAACCGGTCAGGCGGAGGACAATCCCAACATTGCCAATTCCCCGACGTGGGATGATGAAACCCCAGCCGAAAACTATGGAGAAAATAGCCACAATCCCCCGGAACCGGATAGGTTTGGGTCTGAGGATTAACAGTTAAATTCAACCCACCCCCCGGAGAATAGAGTGGGTCTCCCAGCAGAGGATGACCCACCGCCGCCAAATGAATGCGAATTTGGTGAGGTCGTCCCGTCGAAATTGTCACCTGCAAGAGAACCCCCTCAGACGAACGACTCAACACCGCCACCCGACTTTCCGCCCAACGGCCCTCAGCGGTGGCCCCATAAACCGTTCCTAACGTTGGATGAGGGAGTGTCCCAATCCGTTGATTAATCGTCAGGCGATCGCCATGAGACCAATCCCCCACCCAGGCCCGATAGACTTTCAGCATCTGCTGATGGCGAAGTTGCTGATTCAACTGCGATCGCCCCTGAGGAGACTTGGCCCAGACCATAATCCCCGACGTTCCTCGCCCCAAACGATGAATCGGAGCAATATCGGGATACTCTTGTTGTAACTGAAACAACAGCGTATGTTGCAAAAACCCCGCCCCCGGGAGAACCGGTAGGCCTGACGGCTTCCCCACCAAGAGGATATCCTCATCCTCCCCGAGGCGATCGAACCTCAGAGGAACCTCCGGTTCATCCCACGGAGGACGATGATAGGTAAGATATTGGCCCCGTTGTAGCCGCGTTTCTGGGCGAGTTGGCTTATCATTGAGATAGATTTGGCCTTGGAGGATGCGATCGCGCCACATTTGCCGAGTTGAATGGCGGTAGCGTTGAGCATAATAGTCTAAAACCGTCAGTCCTGGGGGTAGCGAATCCAGGCGATCGGTATAAGTCCAACCCTGATTTAACATTTCACATCACCCCCAAAAATTAGCATTTCCTAACAATAGTCCCCATTTCGCCCCATCTTTCCCCACAAGCCTCCATTCATTGCAACGAGCCACCACTTTTTTTGTAATACTACTAGAGAGACACGCAGAGTCGGCGATACATGGCGAACTTAGAACATCTCTCAATGCTGAGACAGGGAGTTGAAACCTGGAACCAATGGCGGGACATCAACCCTCATCTCATCCCAGACCTTTACGACGCAGACTTACGGAATTATCCCTTACAAGGGGCAAACCTAAGACGAGTCGTCCTCGGCAAAACCTCCCTAAGCTTGGCCCACCTCCAGGGGGCTGACTTATTCCAAGCTGATCTCTACGAAGCGGATCTATTTCGGGCCAACCTACAACAGGTCAACCTACAACAAGCCTATCTCTGTCGGGCCAACCTCTATCGGGCTGACTTACGGGATAGCCAACTGCAACAGGCCCGTCTCGGCCGCAGCGATCTAACCAAAGCCAATCTTCAAGGGGCCAATCTCTCCCATACCAGTTTCACCGAAGCCAACCTCAGCCAAGCCAACTGTCAGGATAGCGATTTCAGTTATGCCTTTCTCAAATCCGTGCGTGTCTATGGAACCAACTTTGACAATGCTAACCTGAACGGAACCTGTCTTCAAGACTTGCATATCGACTCATTGACTGAACTTGAAACCGCCATTTGTAAATACTTTTATCGTGATTACGATACGTGGGATAACAAGTTTTCACACCGCTACCCTACCTCAGATCAGGAATTTTTAAACCCCGGAGACCTGGCCCAGATTCTCCGTCCAACTGAAAAAACACTCAATTTAAATTTCAGTGAACCGATTTGTTTTCACTCCCTCGTTAAAAGCTTAGAACACCTCAACAAAAATCTACCCAAAAGCCATACCAAGTCCTTGGAACAGACGGAACATGGGAGCTTACTCTTCCGAATTTCTGTCACTCACGAGTCCGACATTGAGCCATTAAAACAGGCATTTTGGACTGAGTATAATCGCCTGCGTAAATCCCCAGGTCGGCGATCGCAACCCCATCCGGCTGACATCTTTTCCCTTTTAAAAACCCTGGCAAATCGTTAAGAAAGGCAGCAGGCAGTAGGCAGTAGGCAGTAGGGGGAACCCACCCCTACACTGGTGTCAAGTTAAGGAAATCGTGGAAAAGTCAAGAAAGTGTAAACAACCCGAGACCAAGGGAAAAATGCTTATAGGCTAAGGACTAGCTAGCCAGGACAAAAGATGCCTAAGAAGACCTATCACAAACCGGGAAACCCGGACTTCAGACGACATCGCTCAGTGCCCGGACCAGTGAATCGGACGATTGAGCAGCGCTTGTTCGAGATGTTAAGTCCGGGAACGTTTGCCTCCCTCAAAAGCGTAAGCAACAAAGGACGACGGTTACGAGAGCGAACTCTAACCCTGCCGGTGATGACAGCGATTGTCCTGAGCCTAGTTTACCGGCAAATGACAGGGCTAAGTGAAGTGCTGCGAACCCTAGAACAGGAGGGACTGTTTTGGGTGAAAGCTCAACGCATCAGTAAACAGGCTCTATCCCAAAGATTACAAAGCCTGCCGGCCCATCTGTTTGCCAGTTTGCTCGAGCAGGTCATTGAGCGCTTGAACCAATCCTCAGCGCCCGGGGAAGTCTCGCCATTCTGGAGACCGGTGCGGTCTAAGTTCCCAGCCATTTGGCTAGCTGACGGGTCAACCCTCGAAGCCTTAAAAAAGAAACTGCATCGTCATCGCGGCAAAAAAGCCACCTCCCCCTTGGCCGGCAAGATGATGATGATGGTCGATGCCTTCAACCATCGCCCCCAGGCGGCCTGGTACAGTCCTGAAGCCCAATCCAATGATAAGCTTTGGACTGACTCATTGCTCGAACGTCTGCCAAAGGGCGGTTTAATGGTGTTTGACCTGGGATTCTTTAAGTTTCCTTGGTTTGATGCCTTTAGCGATTCGGGCAAGTTCTTTGTGACTCGCTTGCGGGAGAAAACCGCTTACAAGAATCTCAAGGTACTCGGTCAAAACCGTTACGTTCGTGACGAACTGATAGATTTAGGGCAATACCGCTCTAATCCTTGTCACCATCCCGTGCGTCTGGTGTCCGTCTCTTGGGAGGGAACCATCTACCGCTATTTGACCAATGTCACTGACCCCGAGGTCTTGTCCGCCCGCTACGTTAGCGAGCTTTATCGCCAACGCTGGCGCATTGAGGAGGCCTTTCTCGTGACCAAACGCTTGTTAGGTTTGGCTTACCTCTGGGTCGGTGGCTCCAATGGCATTGAAATCCAGATTTATGCCACCTGGATTTTCTATGCGGTGCTTACCGACGTCTGTTCCCAGGTCTCTGAGGCTTTACATGAACCCATTGACCGCATTTCTCAGGAAATGGTTTTCCGCAGTCTTTACTTTTTCAGTCGCGCCCGGGAACAGGGCCGTGTTGAGGATGATGAACTCATTCCTTTTCTGGTTCAATATGCCCAGTCCTTCGGACTGGTTAAAGCTAGGCGTAAGCGCCAACGAAAGAAAGATGCTATCTCCCGTCAGGTCTGGTCTCACCCCTTAACTTGACACCAGTGCCCACCCCTAGCCCCTCCCAGGAGGGGAGATATAGCAATAGTAGGGATGGATAGGACAGAAACTACGTAGGGGCAATCCCTTGCGGTCAGCGAGCGATAGCCGAGCTGTGGTTGCCCTTTTCCGGCAAAGATTGTCCTAAGCGAACCTTCACTTGCTATATCACGTAAGGGCAATCCCTTGTAGTCGGCGAGCGGTAGCCGAGCCATGGTTATTCTAGGCAATAGGCACTGGGGGCGATAAACGCATCGCCCCACTGATGTTAGATGGCGATGGATGAGTTTTAAAAACTGAACGTTGTCCGCACAACTCCAATTAGAGCATCATCATTATTCGCATTATGATTGGGAGCAGTCAGCCAAATTAAGCCCGGTGTAATTGTCAAGTTTTCGCTCACCTGTAGCGAGTAAAAGGCTTCCACATGAAGCGACGTATCTGGGTCACTTCGGACGAAATTTTCGCCATCAGCTAGCTGCCGGAGGCCAGAACGATTCCCCGTAATTTTGGGTTCCTGTCCCACAATAATCCCCGCCAGATTTCCAGGAAGAAGTAGATCCGGGAACGCCAGAGTAACCGCCCAATTCCAACTCTCTAGAGTCCCCCGATTAATCTGTTGGCCCAAAGTCGAGAGGGTTTGGGTATTGACATAACCCACCCAGCCCCCGAGAGCAAAGTTATCAGAGACCTGGAATGAGCCTTGGAAGCCATAGGCGTTACTCACCGTCGGGATAATATCACCGGTGAATCGGCGAACATTATTGAGAACACTGCCTGTGTTCATCTCCTGATTATAGGCATTGACATAGGTCAGGGCGAACTCCGCGCGATCGCTCGGAGTAAAGGTTAACTGGGCCATCGCCCCATAGGGACCATTAAACAATCCCGCACCCCGACTAGGATTACCACTGTCTCCAGCAAAGTAACCAGCACTGAGAGAGAGGGCATCACCAAAGGGATATTCCACCCCAATCCCAGATCCTTCCATCAGATAATAGATCGAGGCCCGAGTTCCGAAGCGAGATAGGGCCCCACTGCCACCATCCCCATCAAAAAAGGGATTCACGGTCGAAGCAAAGTCATCGGCGGCCCCTTCATTAGCGGCAATCACCACATTGGCATTACCGAAAGGGAACTGATACACCAGAGCATCCACTTCCACGCCGCCACCGGTGTCATCCGAGAAGAACAAATCCCCTTCAGGATAGCCCGTCGCCACATCGGAGAAGGCGGGGATATTGCTGCTTTGCAAACGAGTCATCAGCAAATCCCGGCCACTGAAGCTGGTGTGGAACTCCAGACGGTTACGATAGCCAAAAGAAGGGATATGATCGATATTATCCCCGATAACATTATCACCCGTGGCAATGCCATAGAGGGAGAAAATGGCTTCCCCTTCCAACTTGGTCGTGGTGGAGAACTGATTCGCTTCCAATTCCGAGGTCCGGGCTTCTAAGCGATCAACCCGTCCTCTAAGGGTGGACAACTCCGCTGAAAACTCTTCTTGCAAGCGGCGAATGGTGGCTAAATCACTGGGATCGAGACTATCACCACCATCTACCAAGGCAATAATCTGATCCAAACAGGCATTCAACCCCGCTGCGAACTCATAACGGGTCATGAAGTTATTGCCCCGAAAGGTTCCATCAGGATACCCCGCAATACAGCCGTAGCGTTCAACGAGGGATTGTAAGGCTTGGAATGCCCAATCGGTCGGTTGCACATCAGACAGTTGTGACACCGAGGTAACTTGTGCCAGCAACATGGGGCTGTCACCACCATTCAACTGTTTTGTTGAAAGCTCCTGACCTTGGGCGATCGCGGGTAGGGCCAGTAAGCTTAAGGTGCTTAAGCCACTGGTTAAAGCAGTCCACCGCAGTTTAGACATAAAATTTTCCTGCACTCTCTCACGGGTTAGATTGCCTTATCTTAGGCGGCTAGGGCGAAGAGCGTCAATGGTGGGGGGAAGGCAGTAGGCAGTAGGCAGCAGGCAGTAGGGGAGAAGAAGGCAAAAGGCAGTAGGCAGTAGGCAGCAGGCAGTAGCCTACTGCCGGAAGAGGGCGACCATAAAGGTACGCCCCTACGTCCTTTTATGAATTCACCCTCGCTTCTCCCCCTTCTAAACCGAGGGATTCCAGCATTTCTTTATCCTTTTCCGGGGGTTGTCCCATGGTGGTCAGATAATGACCAATTAACATGGCATTGAGTCCTGATTTGAGTCCTAGGGCCTGTAACTCACCCATCACCGCTTCCCGTCCACCGGCATAGCGGAGAATGCGCGTCGGCAGAATCAGACGGAAAATGGCGATCGCCTTCAACGCTTCATAGGGATCGAGGCGATCGCGATCGCCCAGAGGTGTTCCTTCCCGAGGATTCAGTAAATTCAGAGGAATCGACTCCACCTCCAACTCCCGTAGGGCAAAGGCTAAATCTAGGCGATCGCCCCAAGACTCACCCATCCCCAAAATGCCCCCAGTACAGGCCTGAATCCCGGCAGCTTTCAAGTTCTTCACCGTCTGCACGCGATCGCGCCAACTGTGGGTACTGACAATCTCGGGGAAAAAGTTTTCTGAGGCTTCCAAATTATGGTTGTAGCGCGTTACCCCCGCTTCAGCCAACTCCTCGGCCTGTTCCGGGGTCACTTCTCCCAAGGCACAACAGGGCTTAATACTCGTTTCGGCAATAATGCGACGGACGGTTTCTAAAACCTGCTCAAACTCTTGCGACTTGGGGCTGCTATATTTAGGACCGCGACCCTGAGACACCAGACAAAAGCGTTTCGCCCCCGCCAATTCTGCCGACTTGGCCTGGGCCAAAATCTCTTCCGGGGACTTCAAGCCATAAATGGGAGAGTCTTCACCGGGATGATGGGCAGACTGGGAACAAAAGCCGCAGTTTTCTGAACAACTGCCCGACTTCACATTAACAATACTGCACAAATCCACCACATTACCGCAGCATTCTTGGCGCACGCGATCGGCTGCGGCACAGAGGAGAAGAATGTTCTCAGTGCCCTCAATCTCCGTTAACTGCCTGGCCGTCTCGCGGTCCAGGGCTTCACCCGCAATAATACGATCCGCCAGTTGATTTAACCAAACTTCCAACGCCGTGCGATCGCCCGCAGACTCGGCATTTAACATCGGGGTGGAATCAGTTGTCGTCAGGGGGGTATGAACCACAGTCAATCTCTCCATGCAGCGCGGTCAGCTCCCAATCAAGAGGGGCATTGCCGATTCTACCATTGATATCATCGGCAACCGCCCCGTCACCCCGGATACATTTCGACACAAACCGCTGAAACCTGCCTTAAATACAGAAATCACTACCCCAGTCCTGTTGTCCTCGACCCTGTTGACAGCGGAACTGTTGTCCCACCCAGGTCACCTCCCAATCCGCATCAGGCTCTTGAAGATCCCACGTCATCTCAATGCGATAGCGCCTACTATTGACCGAGTCATCGGGCAGTCCAATCATGGTATGGTTAACCACGGCCGTCCCAGAGGGCGGGGAGCCAACATAATCAATGGCATAATCAATGGTAACCATTTCCTCAGACCGTCCTTCCAGGGACACCGGGCGGCTGAGGATTAGTCCCATGAGCGATCGCGGCGTCAGTTGCTCCTCCATCTGCTCAAGTTGATGTCCTTCTTCAAACTCCGACACCTCCATCTCCCAATAATCGGAGCGATCATCACTCATCTCCTCCTCAGCGGGGTCTGACTCCGATTCTGTGACGTTCACTGGGGTCTCGGGAGTTGGTTCTTCAGCCATCTCCTGCACCTGATTACAGGCCAATTGACTCACCGCTAACAGAGCGACCATTGCCCACAACTTAACCATAATTTTAAGAGTCCTCACGTGAATTCTCTAAGGGGCCACTACAGCCGCCCCACAGGAGATTCCGCAAAGCCAGGTCAGGAAAACCCCTTTACACCGAGGCGATCGCCGGGGTTTCCAGATTTTTTAATGCCGCTGCTGCTGCCTCAAAATCAAAGGGAAATGGCAGTTTCAGGGGACGATAATCCCGAGGGTGGGGGTCTGTGTGACGCAGTACGGCATTGACTAAAACACAGGGGTCATCGCTCAAATTAATTGCCCCATGGGGAACCCCTGGGGGAATCTGCACCACCTGGGGCTGTTGCTGACTCAGGGCAATATAGTTATAGCGACGATTCTGCAAAATCACCAGCACCAAACTGCCCCGAACCACCAGTAATTGGTCAGTTTGGCCATGATGAACGAACAAATCATCAACGGTCTGAGGTGCCACCTGCACCAACATGGTCTCGTGGCTGGACTGAGGGGTGTAGAACTGGGCCATTCCCCCTTGGAAGGAGTCCAACGTCCGGATTTCTACCTGTCGTACCAGAGCCATAGGTCAGAACTCTCCTGGGTTGATCTGTGCTGCCCCTATTGTAACGCTCTATTTTTAAACTTTTGTGACTGTGGCGACAAAATAGGCACAAGATATGATATGTGTCGCTGCAAACATCTCAGCCTCGTCGCCAGACCTTGACCGTGCCATCGGCCGTCCCACTCACGATCGCCCCCCCATCGGGACTTACCGCCACCGCCATCACCGCATCCCCCCCATCACAGAACGAGGCGATCGCCCCCTGCTGTTCCAAACTCCAGAGTTTCACCGTCCCATCAGAACTCCCACTGACCACCGTATCCCCATCTGGGCAAACCGTCAGGGTTGTCACCGAGCCTCGATGGCCCTCAAACAGCCCTTGTAACTCCCCACTAGCCAAATCCCAAACCCGCACCATATGGTCGCGACTGCCACTCACCAGCCGAGTTCCCCCA
Proteins encoded:
- a CDS encoding dTDP-4-dehydrorhamnose 3,5-epimerase produces the protein MALVRQVEIRTLDSFQGGMAQFYTPQSSHETMLVQVAPQTVDDLFVHHGQTDQLLVVRGSLVLVILQNRRYNYIALSQQQPQVVQIPPGVPHGAINLSDDPCVLVNAVLRHTDPHPRDYRPLKLPFPFDFEAAAAALKNLETPAIASV
- a CDS encoding pseudouridine synthase translates to MLNQGWTYTDRLDSLPPGLTVLDYYAQRYRHSTRQMWRDRILQGQIYLNDKPTRPETRLQRGQYLTYHRPPWDEPEVPLRFDRLGEDEDILLVGKPSGLPVLPGAGFLQHTLLFQLQQEYPDIAPIHRLGRGTSGIMVWAKSPQGRSQLNQQLRHQQMLKVYRAWVGDWSHGDRLTINQRIGTLPHPTLGTVYGATAEGRWAESRVAVLSRSSEGVLLQVTISTGRPHQIRIHLAAVGHPLLGDPLYSPGGGLNLTVNPQTQTYPVPGDCGYFLHSFRLGFHHPTSGNWQCWDCPPPDRLR
- a CDS encoding iron uptake porin — its product is MSKLRWTALTSGLSTLSLLALPAIAQGQELSTKQLNGGDSPMLLAQVTSVSQLSDVQPTDWAFQALQSLVERYGCIAGYPDGTFRGNNFMTRYEFAAGLNACLDQIIALVDGGDSLDPSDLATIRRLQEEFSAELSTLRGRVDRLEARTSELEANQFSTTTKLEGEAIFSLYGIATGDNVIGDNIDHIPSFGYRNRLEFHTSFSGRDLLMTRLQSSNIPAFSDVATGYPEGDLFFSDDTGGGVEVDALVYQFPFGNANVVIAANEGAADDFASTVNPFFDGDGGSGALSRFGTRASIYYLMEGSGIGVEYPFGDALSLSAGYFAGDSGNPSRGAGLFNGPYGAMAQLTFTPSDRAEFALTYVNAYNQEMNTGSVLNNVRRFTGDIIPTVSNAYGFQGSFQVSDNFALGGWVGYVNTQTLSTLGQQINRGTLESWNWAVTLAFPDLLLPGNLAGIIVGQEPKITGNRSGLRQLADGENFVRSDPDTSLHVEAFYSLQVSENLTITPGLIWLTAPNHNANNDDALIGVVRTTFSF
- a CDS encoding rhomboid family intramembrane serine protease codes for the protein MVPLKDENPIQITPIVTYVLIAANIVIFIYQLSLGTPELQAFLQDFAFIPGQLSESLQGGSTGDMIPEPLTLVTSQFLHGSIPHVIFNMLYLWIFGNNIEEEMGHTRYLTFYLLCGVLAALTQYIFDTSSMIPTLGASGAIAGVMGAYIFRFPDAKVLTLIPLGFFWFTVRIPAIFFLGFWFLQQAFNSVLTLDAQVNTGGAESMVAYWAHAGGFVFGALLGPLFGLFSRRN
- the bioB gene encoding biotin synthase BioB, producing MERLTVVHTPLTTTDSTPMLNAESAGDRTALEVWLNQLADRIIAGEALDRETARQLTEIEGTENILLLCAAADRVRQECCGNVVDLCSIVNVKSGSCSENCGFCSQSAHHPGEDSPIYGLKSPEEILAQAKSAELAGAKRFCLVSQGRGPKYSSPKSQEFEQVLETVRRIIAETSIKPCCALGEVTPEQAEELAEAGVTRYNHNLEASENFFPEIVSTHSWRDRVQTVKNLKAAGIQACTGGILGMGESWGDRLDLAFALRELEVESIPLNLLNPREGTPLGDRDRLDPYEALKAIAIFRLILPTRILRYAGGREAVMGELQALGLKSGLNAMLIGHYLTTMGQPPEKDKEMLESLGLEGGEARVNS
- a CDS encoding DUF962 domain-containing protein, with protein sequence MNQFNSFEAFYPYYLEAHENPICRRLHVLGVVVAIGAILYSIITQTWWTLAIAPGFGYPCAWLSHGIFGKNVPATFGHPLYSFKGGILMYRDMLTGKVPF
- a CDS encoding IS4 family transposase, which codes for MPKKTYHKPGNPDFRRHRSVPGPVNRTIEQRLFEMLSPGTFASLKSVSNKGRRLRERTLTLPVMTAIVLSLVYRQMTGLSEVLRTLEQEGLFWVKAQRISKQALSQRLQSLPAHLFASLLEQVIERLNQSSAPGEVSPFWRPVRSKFPAIWLADGSTLEALKKKLHRHRGKKATSPLAGKMMMMVDAFNHRPQAAWYSPEAQSNDKLWTDSLLERLPKGGLMVFDLGFFKFPWFDAFSDSGKFFVTRLREKTAYKNLKVLGQNRYVRDELIDLGQYRSNPCHHPVRLVSVSWEGTIYRYLTNVTDPEVLSARYVSELYRQRWRIEEAFLVTKRLLGLAYLWVGGSNGIEIQIYATWIFYAVLTDVCSQVSEALHEPIDRISQEMVFRSLYFFSRAREQGRVEDDELIPFLVQYAQSFGLVKARRKRQRKKDAISRQVWSHPLT
- a CDS encoding pentapeptide repeat-containing protein, which codes for MANLEHLSMLRQGVETWNQWRDINPHLIPDLYDADLRNYPLQGANLRRVVLGKTSLSLAHLQGADLFQADLYEADLFRANLQQVNLQQAYLCRANLYRADLRDSQLQQARLGRSDLTKANLQGANLSHTSFTEANLSQANCQDSDFSYAFLKSVRVYGTNFDNANLNGTCLQDLHIDSLTELETAICKYFYRDYDTWDNKFSHRYPTSDQEFLNPGDLAQILRPTEKTLNLNFSEPICFHSLVKSLEHLNKNLPKSHTKSLEQTEHGSLLFRISVTHESDIEPLKQAFWTEYNRLRKSPGRRSQPHPADIFSLLKTLANR
- a CDS encoding glycosyltransferase gives rise to the protein MSPKISLILNSYNPCHYLQPAIESVLQQTYPDFELLIWDDGSSDDSLDIARSQAAQDERVRVIAAPHQGRGEALKAAISATTGDYLGWIDRDDILLPNALERTAAILNENPQVGMVYSDYLDIDSQGNSLGLGYRCRIPYSRDRLLTDFITFHFRLIRRDIYNQAGGIDPAFEYAEDYDLCLRISELTDIYHLPEPLYHYRHHSDNASRSQASLQQARSQCAINNALRRRGLQDTLQLQVQDRRFILKPRPTASRSRVAAVLASLSLPLIPLNATATATPTPSESGKAIIETASQGVSQAKPPSITSANLQDNIQPQQIEPNWELLKQDNPPIPPIRANEQVGDGYGYQPPAAGYGYQEQTTPPTPPPLRPLIRPRSQESRPQLSQDGNISFETPRDELNS